One Oncorhynchus keta strain PuntledgeMale-10-30-2019 chromosome 23, Oket_V2, whole genome shotgun sequence DNA segment encodes these proteins:
- the si:ch211-188c16.1 gene encoding uncharacterized protein si:ch211-188c16.1 isoform X3 → MEQEGPINVKALRAKFQEEARAQAQARDQHRPAIAEKPRWLPSTVPGEQEQTCHPQDGALMSAIHSAVENKPIIPRVIFRDGTRVSGGKWPVSFPALVLQAIPPKPPTPPHQNRLHNGGRDCTATAKKSFKDRHLPLVLPGLPLKEQKTHLPPHKEVPPPTKCKKKGMLLHHPFKSTKVSKVGGEPADEPAYAGLTTNRHSRAPVEGLVMDRNKAEDRLPLQMEHSSTECPTSSPDITITTPSEGPGEDLSSMVSATQFFSTLEKGKKRFSPKHLLVYARPKSLRSNGVHLSDHSSTMDKGVHLPSTDYESHAPEHDLPAPLPVCLPHLPCVSALPFKSNDSSRTRKLLPDRGSLGPLPMKPPRPPRVDLRCYHPNTEHHRELTSAVEPETCEDPHSEPPSIANPELVVPEFPDFELNSELETAEGNAFDLAALELEATEFGTPEYPVDLDLGVPDVLSPECELPSCEPPKIPSFDQRALTLSSHDLVISEFLAQTWEFPASVLKPQVVSELSAEMVPVEPSFTEDTDHDSASVEFPHSGLMLSVCQQENYYETCDNVYEVVENTVSQNSHKRKGPPKNPYGDPHPVKEEPRMHIWPRNPCKEKQSPENHEDKDQKKREKHRLEKEKKEQKEREKKENEMKKKFKVTGQEEAMYHARVTVASKVRKNDLPVKSGDTVSIIRTTNCPKGKWLARDANHKYGYISVMNVELNIKEMLELGKKAQAAGRGGTEGDTISMGSRSSNHHPMLHSSFTDDDEEWTLDEDTLSPYMENRVHNRTVSMPDMLCSHASAHHTLSDGSIEDRHTQTRHEALQKLAIFFQNNKSGISDTAEDRVPTPTNAEAPSFLCVVEPPYSDQEVLFADFELLPPPVLYADFL, encoded by the exons ATGGAACAG GAGGGACCAATCAATGTCAAAGCTCTGAGGGCCAAGTTTCAGGAGGAAGCCAGAGCCCAGGCTCAAGCCCGGGACCAACACCGACCTGCCATTGCTGAGAAGCCCAGATGGCTCCCATCCACTGTTCCTGGGGAGCAGGAACAAACCTGTCATCCCCAGGATGGAGCCCTGATGAGCGCCATCCACTCGGCTGTGGAGAACAAACCTATCATCCCCAGGGTCATCTTTAGGGATGGGACCAGGGTGTCTGGGGGCAAATGGCCCGTCTCCTTCCCTGCACTTGTACTGCAGGCCATCCCACCAaaaccaccaacaccaccacaccagaaCCGTCTCCACAATGGTGGAAGGGACTGCACAGCGACAGCCAAGAAGTCTTTCAAAGACCGCCACCTGCCTCTCGTACTGCCTGGCCTGCCTTTGAAGGAGCAGAAAACCCATTTGCCACCTCATAAAGAGGTCCCACCTCCAACAAAATGCAAGAAAAAGGGTATGCTGCTCCACCACCCCTTCAAGTCAACCAAAGTCTCCAAGGTTGGTGGCGAACCTGCAGACGAGCCTGCGTATGCTGGTTTGACCACCAACAGACATTCAAGAGCTCCAGTAGAGGGGCTTGTGATGGACAGAAATAAGGCTGAAGATAGGCTGCCACTCCAGATGGAGCATTCTAGCACAGAGTGCCCAACCTCCAGCCcagacatcaccatcaccactccGTCAGAAGGCCCAGGTGAAGACTTATCCTCTATGGTTAGTGCAACCCAGTTCTTCAGCACGTTGGAGAAAGGCAAGAAACGGTTCTCACCTAAGCACCTGTTGGTGTACGCCAGGCCCAAGAGCCTGCGTTCCAATGGGGTCCATCTCTCAGACCATAGCTCTACCATGGACAAGGGAGTTCATCTGCCCTCTACAGATTATGAGAGTCATGCCCCAGAACATGACCTTCCAGCCCctttgcctgtctgtctcccgcACCTCCCTTGTGTTTCAGCTCTGCCGTTCAAGAGTAATGACTCTTCCCGCA CCAGGAAACTTCTACCTGACCGGGGGTCTCTGGGACCTTTGCCGATGAAACCTCCAAGACCTCCAAGGGTAGATCTCAGATGTTACCACCCAAACACAGAACATCACAGAG AGTTGACTTCAGCGGTTGAACCTGAGACATGTGAGGATCCACACTCTGAGCCTCCATCCATTGCTAATCCTGAACTGGTTGTTCCAGAGTTTCCAGACTTTGAGTTGAATTCAGAACTGGAAACTGCAGAAGGCAATGCATTTGACCTTGCAGCTCTAGAACTAGAAGCTACAGAATTTGGAACCCCTGAATATCCAGTAGATCTAGACTTGGGGGTTCCAGATGTTCTATCCCCTGAATGCGAGTTACCATCTTGTGAGCCTCCAAAAATTCCCAGCTTCGACCAACGAGCCCTGACCCTCAGCAGTCATGATCTAGTTATTTCAGAGTTCTTGGCTCAAACATGGGAGTTTCCAGCTTCAGTTCTAAAACCTCAAGTTGTTTCTGAGCTATCTGCTGAAATGGTACCTGTTGAACCCTCATTCACAGAGGACACTGACCATGACTCCGCTTCGGTTGAATTTCCTCATTCAGGACTGATGTTGAG TGTCTGTCAACAGGAGAACTATTATGAAACCTGTGATAATGTGTATGAAGTTGTTGAGAACACTGTCAGTCAAAACTCACACAAACGTAAAGGCCCACCAAAGA ATCCTTATGGGGACCCCCATCCAGTG AAAGAGGAGCCTCGAATGCACATATGGCCCCGGAATCCATG TAAGGAAAAACAGAGCCCTGAGAACCACGAGGACAAAGatcagaagaagagagagaagcaccGCCTcgagaaggagaagaaagaacaaaaggagagggagaaaaaggagaATGAAATGAAGAAAAAATTCAAA gtgacaGGCCAGGAGGAGGCGATGTACCATGCCAGGGTGACTGTGGCCAGTAAAGTGCGTAAGAATGACCTGCCAGTGAAGAGTGGTGACACGGTTAGCATCATCCGAACCACCAACTGCCCCAAAGGAAAATGGCTGGCCCGTGACGCCAACCACAAAT ATGGCTATATCTCTGTAATGAATGTGGAGCTGAATATCAAAGAGATGCTGGAGCTCGGGAAGAAGGCTCAGGCTGCAGGCCGAGGAGGCACAGAGGGAGATACCATCAGCATGGGGAGCAG ATCATCTAATCATCATCCCATGCTACACAGCAGCT tcacAGATGACGATGAGGAGTGGACATTAGACGAAGATACCCTGTCCCCCTACATGGAGAACCG CGTTCACAATCGGACTGTCTCAATGCCTGATATGC TCTGCAGCCATGCTAGTGCCCACCACACCCTTAGTGATGGCAGCATAGAGGACCGCCACACACA AACCAGACATGAGGCTCTTCAGAAGTTAGCCATCTTCTTTCAGAACAACAAATCTGGCATCAGTGACACAGCAGAAGACCGAGTGCCAACCCCTacaaa TGCTGAAGCGCCAA GCTTCCTATGTGTTGTGGAGCCTCCATACTC AGACCAGGAAGTGCTTTTTGCAGATTTTGAACTACTTCCCCCTCCAGTTCTATATGCAGATTTCCTGTGA
- the si:ch211-188c16.1 gene encoding uncharacterized protein si:ch211-188c16.1 isoform X1, which yields MEQEGPINVKALRAKFQEEARAQAQARDQHRPAIAEKPRWLPSTVPGEQEQTCHPQDGALMSAIHSAVENKPIIPRVIFRDGTRVSGGKWPVSFPALVLQAIPPKPPTPPHQNRLHNGGRDCTATAKKSFKDRHLPLVLPGLPLKEQKTHLPPHKEVPPPTKCKKKGMLLHHPFKSTKVSKVGGEPADEPAYAGLTTNRHSRAPVEGLVMDRNKAEDRLPLQMEHSSTECPTSSPDITITTPSEGPGEDLSSMVSATQFFSTLEKGKKRFSPKHLLVYARPKSLRSNGVHLSDHSSTMDKGVHLPSTDYESHAPEHDLPAPLPVCLPHLPCVSALPFKSNDSSRRLETASEKQFGRDRAELLLVKSDGLPPHPARKLLPDRGSLGPLPMKPPRPPRVDLRCYHPNTEHHRELTSAVEPETCEDPHSEPPSIANPELVVPEFPDFELNSELETAEGNAFDLAALELEATEFGTPEYPVDLDLGVPDVLSPECELPSCEPPKIPSFDQRALTLSSHDLVISEFLAQTWEFPASVLKPQVVSELSAEMVPVEPSFTEDTDHDSASVEFPHSGLMLSVCQQENYYETCDNVYEVVENTVSQNSHKRKGPPKNPYGDPHPVKEEPRMHIWPRNPCKEKQSPENHEDKDQKKREKHRLEKEKKEQKEREKKENEMKKKFKVTGQEEAMYHARVTVASKVRKNDLPVKSGDTVSIIRTTNCPKGKWLARDANHKYGYISVMNVELNIKEMLELGKKAQAAGRGGTEGDTISMGSRSSNHHPMLHSSFTDDDEEWTLDEDTLSPYMENRVHNRTVSMPDMLCSHASAHHTLSDGSIEDRHTQTRHEALQKLAIFFQNNKSGISDTAEDRVPTPTNAEAPSFLCVVEPPYSDQEVLFADFELLPPPVLYADFL from the exons ATGGAACAG GAGGGACCAATCAATGTCAAAGCTCTGAGGGCCAAGTTTCAGGAGGAAGCCAGAGCCCAGGCTCAAGCCCGGGACCAACACCGACCTGCCATTGCTGAGAAGCCCAGATGGCTCCCATCCACTGTTCCTGGGGAGCAGGAACAAACCTGTCATCCCCAGGATGGAGCCCTGATGAGCGCCATCCACTCGGCTGTGGAGAACAAACCTATCATCCCCAGGGTCATCTTTAGGGATGGGACCAGGGTGTCTGGGGGCAAATGGCCCGTCTCCTTCCCTGCACTTGTACTGCAGGCCATCCCACCAaaaccaccaacaccaccacaccagaaCCGTCTCCACAATGGTGGAAGGGACTGCACAGCGACAGCCAAGAAGTCTTTCAAAGACCGCCACCTGCCTCTCGTACTGCCTGGCCTGCCTTTGAAGGAGCAGAAAACCCATTTGCCACCTCATAAAGAGGTCCCACCTCCAACAAAATGCAAGAAAAAGGGTATGCTGCTCCACCACCCCTTCAAGTCAACCAAAGTCTCCAAGGTTGGTGGCGAACCTGCAGACGAGCCTGCGTATGCTGGTTTGACCACCAACAGACATTCAAGAGCTCCAGTAGAGGGGCTTGTGATGGACAGAAATAAGGCTGAAGATAGGCTGCCACTCCAGATGGAGCATTCTAGCACAGAGTGCCCAACCTCCAGCCcagacatcaccatcaccactccGTCAGAAGGCCCAGGTGAAGACTTATCCTCTATGGTTAGTGCAACCCAGTTCTTCAGCACGTTGGAGAAAGGCAAGAAACGGTTCTCACCTAAGCACCTGTTGGTGTACGCCAGGCCCAAGAGCCTGCGTTCCAATGGGGTCCATCTCTCAGACCATAGCTCTACCATGGACAAGGGAGTTCATCTGCCCTCTACAGATTATGAGAGTCATGCCCCAGAACATGACCTTCCAGCCCctttgcctgtctgtctcccgcACCTCCCTTGTGTTTCAGCTCTGCCGTTCAAGAGTAATGACTCTTCCCGCA GACTAGAGACTGCATCAGAGAAACAGTTTGGCCGGGATAGAGCAGAGCTTCTGCTTGTAAAATCTGATGGACTTCCTCCTCATCCAGCCAGGAAACTTCTACCTGACCGGGGGTCTCTGGGACCTTTGCCGATGAAACCTCCAAGACCTCCAAGGGTAGATCTCAGATGTTACCACCCAAACACAGAACATCACAGAG AGTTGACTTCAGCGGTTGAACCTGAGACATGTGAGGATCCACACTCTGAGCCTCCATCCATTGCTAATCCTGAACTGGTTGTTCCAGAGTTTCCAGACTTTGAGTTGAATTCAGAACTGGAAACTGCAGAAGGCAATGCATTTGACCTTGCAGCTCTAGAACTAGAAGCTACAGAATTTGGAACCCCTGAATATCCAGTAGATCTAGACTTGGGGGTTCCAGATGTTCTATCCCCTGAATGCGAGTTACCATCTTGTGAGCCTCCAAAAATTCCCAGCTTCGACCAACGAGCCCTGACCCTCAGCAGTCATGATCTAGTTATTTCAGAGTTCTTGGCTCAAACATGGGAGTTTCCAGCTTCAGTTCTAAAACCTCAAGTTGTTTCTGAGCTATCTGCTGAAATGGTACCTGTTGAACCCTCATTCACAGAGGACACTGACCATGACTCCGCTTCGGTTGAATTTCCTCATTCAGGACTGATGTTGAG TGTCTGTCAACAGGAGAACTATTATGAAACCTGTGATAATGTGTATGAAGTTGTTGAGAACACTGTCAGTCAAAACTCACACAAACGTAAAGGCCCACCAAAGA ATCCTTATGGGGACCCCCATCCAGTG AAAGAGGAGCCTCGAATGCACATATGGCCCCGGAATCCATG TAAGGAAAAACAGAGCCCTGAGAACCACGAGGACAAAGatcagaagaagagagagaagcaccGCCTcgagaaggagaagaaagaacaaaaggagagggagaaaaaggagaATGAAATGAAGAAAAAATTCAAA gtgacaGGCCAGGAGGAGGCGATGTACCATGCCAGGGTGACTGTGGCCAGTAAAGTGCGTAAGAATGACCTGCCAGTGAAGAGTGGTGACACGGTTAGCATCATCCGAACCACCAACTGCCCCAAAGGAAAATGGCTGGCCCGTGACGCCAACCACAAAT ATGGCTATATCTCTGTAATGAATGTGGAGCTGAATATCAAAGAGATGCTGGAGCTCGGGAAGAAGGCTCAGGCTGCAGGCCGAGGAGGCACAGAGGGAGATACCATCAGCATGGGGAGCAG ATCATCTAATCATCATCCCATGCTACACAGCAGCT tcacAGATGACGATGAGGAGTGGACATTAGACGAAGATACCCTGTCCCCCTACATGGAGAACCG CGTTCACAATCGGACTGTCTCAATGCCTGATATGC TCTGCAGCCATGCTAGTGCCCACCACACCCTTAGTGATGGCAGCATAGAGGACCGCCACACACA AACCAGACATGAGGCTCTTCAGAAGTTAGCCATCTTCTTTCAGAACAACAAATCTGGCATCAGTGACACAGCAGAAGACCGAGTGCCAACCCCTacaaa TGCTGAAGCGCCAA GCTTCCTATGTGTTGTGGAGCCTCCATACTC AGACCAGGAAGTGCTTTTTGCAGATTTTGAACTACTTCCCCCTCCAGTTCTATATGCAGATTTCCTGTGA
- the si:ch211-188c16.1 gene encoding uncharacterized protein si:ch211-188c16.1 isoform X2, producing the protein MEQEGPINVKALRAKFQEEARAQAQARDQHRPAIAEKPRWLPSTVPGEQEQTCHPQDGALMSAIHSAVENKPIIPRVIFRDGTRVSGGKWPVSFPALVLQAIPPKPPTPPHQNRLHNGGRDCTATAKKSFKDRHLPLVLPGLPLKEQKTHLPPHKEVPPPTKCKKKGMLLHHPFKSTKVSKVGGEPADEPAYAGLTTNRHSRAPVEGLVMDRNKAEDRLPLQMEHSSTECPTSSPDITITTPSEGPGEDLSSMVSATQFFSTLEKGKKRFSPKHLLVYARPKSLRSNGVHLSDHSSTMDKGVHLPSTDYESHAPEHDLPAPLPVCLPHLPCVSALPFKSNDSSRRLETASEKQFGRDRAELLLVKSDGLPPHPARKLLPDRGSLGPLPMKPPRPPRVDLRCYHPNTEHHRELTSAVEPETCEDPHSEPPSIANPELVVPEFPDFELNSELETAEGNAFDLAALELEATEFGTPEYPVDLDLGVPDVLSPECELPSCEPPKIPSFDQRALTLSSHDLVISEFLAQTWEFPASVLKPQVVSELSAEMVPVEPSFTEDTDHDSASVEFPHSGLMLSVCQQENYYETCDNVYEVVENTVSQNSHKRKGPPKNPYGDPHPVKEEPRMHIWPRNPCKEKQSPENHEDKDQKKREKHRLEKEKKEQKEREKKENEMKKKFKVTGQEEAMYHARVTVASKVRKNDLPVKSGDTVSIIRTTNCPKGKWLARDANHKYGYISVMNVELNIKEMLELGKKAQAAGRGGTEGDTISMGSRSSNHHPMLHSSFTDDDEEWTLDEDTLSPYMENRVHNRTVSMPDMLCSHASAHHTLSDGSIEDRHTQTRHEALQKLAIFFQNNKSGISDTAEDRVPTPTKLPMCCGASILRPGSAFCRF; encoded by the exons ATGGAACAG GAGGGACCAATCAATGTCAAAGCTCTGAGGGCCAAGTTTCAGGAGGAAGCCAGAGCCCAGGCTCAAGCCCGGGACCAACACCGACCTGCCATTGCTGAGAAGCCCAGATGGCTCCCATCCACTGTTCCTGGGGAGCAGGAACAAACCTGTCATCCCCAGGATGGAGCCCTGATGAGCGCCATCCACTCGGCTGTGGAGAACAAACCTATCATCCCCAGGGTCATCTTTAGGGATGGGACCAGGGTGTCTGGGGGCAAATGGCCCGTCTCCTTCCCTGCACTTGTACTGCAGGCCATCCCACCAaaaccaccaacaccaccacaccagaaCCGTCTCCACAATGGTGGAAGGGACTGCACAGCGACAGCCAAGAAGTCTTTCAAAGACCGCCACCTGCCTCTCGTACTGCCTGGCCTGCCTTTGAAGGAGCAGAAAACCCATTTGCCACCTCATAAAGAGGTCCCACCTCCAACAAAATGCAAGAAAAAGGGTATGCTGCTCCACCACCCCTTCAAGTCAACCAAAGTCTCCAAGGTTGGTGGCGAACCTGCAGACGAGCCTGCGTATGCTGGTTTGACCACCAACAGACATTCAAGAGCTCCAGTAGAGGGGCTTGTGATGGACAGAAATAAGGCTGAAGATAGGCTGCCACTCCAGATGGAGCATTCTAGCACAGAGTGCCCAACCTCCAGCCcagacatcaccatcaccactccGTCAGAAGGCCCAGGTGAAGACTTATCCTCTATGGTTAGTGCAACCCAGTTCTTCAGCACGTTGGAGAAAGGCAAGAAACGGTTCTCACCTAAGCACCTGTTGGTGTACGCCAGGCCCAAGAGCCTGCGTTCCAATGGGGTCCATCTCTCAGACCATAGCTCTACCATGGACAAGGGAGTTCATCTGCCCTCTACAGATTATGAGAGTCATGCCCCAGAACATGACCTTCCAGCCCctttgcctgtctgtctcccgcACCTCCCTTGTGTTTCAGCTCTGCCGTTCAAGAGTAATGACTCTTCCCGCA GACTAGAGACTGCATCAGAGAAACAGTTTGGCCGGGATAGAGCAGAGCTTCTGCTTGTAAAATCTGATGGACTTCCTCCTCATCCAGCCAGGAAACTTCTACCTGACCGGGGGTCTCTGGGACCTTTGCCGATGAAACCTCCAAGACCTCCAAGGGTAGATCTCAGATGTTACCACCCAAACACAGAACATCACAGAG AGTTGACTTCAGCGGTTGAACCTGAGACATGTGAGGATCCACACTCTGAGCCTCCATCCATTGCTAATCCTGAACTGGTTGTTCCAGAGTTTCCAGACTTTGAGTTGAATTCAGAACTGGAAACTGCAGAAGGCAATGCATTTGACCTTGCAGCTCTAGAACTAGAAGCTACAGAATTTGGAACCCCTGAATATCCAGTAGATCTAGACTTGGGGGTTCCAGATGTTCTATCCCCTGAATGCGAGTTACCATCTTGTGAGCCTCCAAAAATTCCCAGCTTCGACCAACGAGCCCTGACCCTCAGCAGTCATGATCTAGTTATTTCAGAGTTCTTGGCTCAAACATGGGAGTTTCCAGCTTCAGTTCTAAAACCTCAAGTTGTTTCTGAGCTATCTGCTGAAATGGTACCTGTTGAACCCTCATTCACAGAGGACACTGACCATGACTCCGCTTCGGTTGAATTTCCTCATTCAGGACTGATGTTGAG TGTCTGTCAACAGGAGAACTATTATGAAACCTGTGATAATGTGTATGAAGTTGTTGAGAACACTGTCAGTCAAAACTCACACAAACGTAAAGGCCCACCAAAGA ATCCTTATGGGGACCCCCATCCAGTG AAAGAGGAGCCTCGAATGCACATATGGCCCCGGAATCCATG TAAGGAAAAACAGAGCCCTGAGAACCACGAGGACAAAGatcagaagaagagagagaagcaccGCCTcgagaaggagaagaaagaacaaaaggagagggagaaaaaggagaATGAAATGAAGAAAAAATTCAAA gtgacaGGCCAGGAGGAGGCGATGTACCATGCCAGGGTGACTGTGGCCAGTAAAGTGCGTAAGAATGACCTGCCAGTGAAGAGTGGTGACACGGTTAGCATCATCCGAACCACCAACTGCCCCAAAGGAAAATGGCTGGCCCGTGACGCCAACCACAAAT ATGGCTATATCTCTGTAATGAATGTGGAGCTGAATATCAAAGAGATGCTGGAGCTCGGGAAGAAGGCTCAGGCTGCAGGCCGAGGAGGCACAGAGGGAGATACCATCAGCATGGGGAGCAG ATCATCTAATCATCATCCCATGCTACACAGCAGCT tcacAGATGACGATGAGGAGTGGACATTAGACGAAGATACCCTGTCCCCCTACATGGAGAACCG CGTTCACAATCGGACTGTCTCAATGCCTGATATGC TCTGCAGCCATGCTAGTGCCCACCACACCCTTAGTGATGGCAGCATAGAGGACCGCCACACACA AACCAGACATGAGGCTCTTCAGAAGTTAGCCATCTTCTTTCAGAACAACAAATCTGGCATCAGTGACACAGCAGAAGACCGAGTGCCAACCCCTacaaa GCTTCCTATGTGTTGTGGAGCCTCCATACTC AGACCAGGAAGTGCTTTTTGCAGATTTTGA
- the LOC118374487 gene encoding phospholipid phosphatase 3-like isoform X1 → MQRCLIYEKTMAPETRNGGSSSRNNNNCKDNCRRKFLVGMDLVCLFLAGLPFLIIETSAVQPYHRGFYCNDESIKYAAKHGDTISDAVLSAAGILITILSIIIGESYRIHYLNEGSKSFVGNPYISALYKQVGVFIFGCAVSQSFTDIAKVSVGRMRPHFLDVCKPDWSTINCSLGYITDYQCHGPESKVQEARKSFFSGHASFSMYTMLYLVFYLQSRFTWRGARLLRPLTQFTLIMMSFYTGLSRVSDHKHHPTDVLAGFAQGALVSYCIVFFVSDLFKPRGRSSALPVTPVKNPTNPMTDIRERSNHLTMA, encoded by the exons ATGCAACGCTGTTTAATTTATGAGAAGACAATGGCACCAGAGACAAGGAATGGAGGAAGCTCTTCCCGGAATAACAACAACTGTAAAGACAACTGCAGGAGAAAGTTCCTCGTCGGTATGGATCTCGTCTGCTTGTTTTTAG CCGGCCTGCCTTTCCTGATCATAGAGACTAGTGCTGTACAGCCCTACCACCGAGGCTTTTACTGCAACGATGAGTCCATCAAGTACGCGGCCAAACACGGAGACACCATAAGCGACGCTGTGCTTTCTGCTGCTGGCATTCTTATCACCATCCTTTCT ATCATCATTGGGGAGAGCTATAGGATTCACTACCTGAACGAGGGCTCCAAGTCCTTCGTAGGGAACCCCTACATCTCCGCCCTCTACAAGCAGGTGGGCGTGTTCATCTTTGGCTGTGCAGTCAGCCAATCGTTCACGGACATCGCCAAGGTGTCGGTGGGCCGCATGCGTCCCCACTTCCTGGACGTGTGCAAGCCCGATTGGTCCACCATTAACTGTTCCCTGGGCTACATCACAGACTACCAGTGTCATGGGCCCGAGAGCAAAGTCCAGGAGGCCAG GAAGTCGTTCTTCTCTGGCCATGCATCCTTTTCCATGTACACCATGCTGTATCTGGTG TTCTACCTGCAGTCCAGGTTCACCTGGCGTGGAGCCCGTCTCCTGCGCCCCCTGACCCAGTTCACCCTCATCATGATGTCTTTCTACACCGGCCTGTCCCGCGTCTCCGACCACAAGCACCACCCCACAGACGTCCTAGCTGGCTTCGCACAGGGAGCCTTGGTGTCTTACTGCATA GTGTTTTTTGTATCTGACCTGTTCAAGCCCAGAGGCAGGAGTTCAGCTCTACCAGTGACCCCAGTAAAGAACCCAACCAACCCAATGACAGACATCAGAGAGAGGAGCAACCACCTCACCATGGCATAG
- the LOC118374487 gene encoding phospholipid phosphatase 3-like isoform X2 encodes MQRCLIYEKTMAPETRNGGSSSRNNNNCKDNCRRKFLVGMDLVCLFLVILFAAFLHKFPIVPHRRGLFCNASSISLSYKSSTVPTAALVAVGFTVPVTSIIIGESYRIHYLNEGSKSFVGNPYISALYKQVGVFIFGCAVSQSFTDIAKVSVGRMRPHFLDVCKPDWSTINCSLGYITDYQCHGPESKVQEARKSFFSGHASFSMYTMLYLVFYLQSRFTWRGARLLRPLTQFTLIMMSFYTGLSRVSDHKHHPTDVLAGFAQGALVSYCIVFFVSDLFKPRGRSSALPVTPVKNPTNPMTDIRERSNHLTMA; translated from the exons ATGCAACGCTGTTTAATTTATGAGAAGACAATGGCACCAGAGACAAGGAATGGAGGAAGCTCTTCCCGGAATAACAACAACTGTAAAGACAACTGCAGGAGAAAGTTCCTCGTCGGTATGGATCTCGTCTGCTTGTTTTTAG tGATACTCTTTGCTGCCTTTCTGCACAAGTTTCCCATCGTGCCCCACCGGAGGGGCTTGTTCTGCAATGCCAGCAGCATCAGTCTGTCCTATAAGAGCAGCACGGTGCCCACCGCTGCCCTGGTAGCTGTCGGGTTCACTGTGCCCGTCACCTCC ATCATCATTGGGGAGAGCTATAGGATTCACTACCTGAACGAGGGCTCCAAGTCCTTCGTAGGGAACCCCTACATCTCCGCCCTCTACAAGCAGGTGGGCGTGTTCATCTTTGGCTGTGCAGTCAGCCAATCGTTCACGGACATCGCCAAGGTGTCGGTGGGCCGCATGCGTCCCCACTTCCTGGACGTGTGCAAGCCCGATTGGTCCACCATTAACTGTTCCCTGGGCTACATCACAGACTACCAGTGTCATGGGCCCGAGAGCAAAGTCCAGGAGGCCAG GAAGTCGTTCTTCTCTGGCCATGCATCCTTTTCCATGTACACCATGCTGTATCTGGTG TTCTACCTGCAGTCCAGGTTCACCTGGCGTGGAGCCCGTCTCCTGCGCCCCCTGACCCAGTTCACCCTCATCATGATGTCTTTCTACACCGGCCTGTCCCGCGTCTCCGACCACAAGCACCACCCCACAGACGTCCTAGCTGGCTTCGCACAGGGAGCCTTGGTGTCTTACTGCATA GTGTTTTTTGTATCTGACCTGTTCAAGCCCAGAGGCAGGAGTTCAGCTCTACCAGTGACCCCAGTAAAGAACCCAACCAACCCAATGACAGACATCAGAGAGAGGAGCAACCACCTCACCATGGCATAG